The DNA window CCTTGGTACAACTTTAGTCTATAAAAACTCTGAATATTTAAAATATAGACCTGAAGGCTCAGCTATATCAGAGTTTGAAAAATCTTATGGTACATCGTTTGCAGCACCTTACGTTGCTGGAACACTCGCATTAGTCCGTAGTGTTTTCCCTTTTATGAACAATTACAACGTGCAACAAACAGTTCTCACTACCGCTCAAGATTTAGGTACCCCGGGGATTGATGATAAATATGGTTGGGGGTTAATTCAGCCATTAAGTGCAATTCGAGGTCCAAAACAATTTTATAAGTCTGATTTTATCGTTAATTTATCCCACAACGAAAATTATCAAACCAATAATGAAATATACCGTTTTTCAAATGATATTAGCGGTAATTATGGACTGAAAGTTTATGGTAATAATAAACAGAATGTACTTTCTTTATCTGGTGTAAATACTTATAAAGGCGATACAGTTTTATATTCTAAAGCGATTGTCAATATTGATGGTGTTATTACAAATTCAGATATTATCATTAATCAAAATAGTTATCTTTATGGCTCAGGCTGGGTTAATAATGTCTATAATCAAGGCACACTAAGTAATTATAGTATTTTTGCCACCAAACCAAATCATATTAACGAAACTCGTAGTCATTATGGTATGGTAATTAACGGCGATTATATTCAAGATGAAGCTGGAAAATTAAATGTTCTTTTAGGACAACCACTATTAATTAAAGGCAATGCGACTTTAGCAGGAACATTAAATATTACTGGTTTTAAGAAAATATTTGTTAATCACAATACGCTGATTGGTGATGCTTTAGTTGCTCAAGGTGATTTAAAAGGTACATTTGAACACTTCACTAGTATTCCTTTATTAGAAACTAACACTATCAATACCGAAAAAATAAACGTTGATAATAAAACAATCAATGTTATCTCTGTTACCGCAACTTATGCTGGTGCGATAAATAAATTAAATGAATTTATCTCACCTAAAGAAGAAACTTATTCTATCGCTAAAACTGGTGCAGAAAATCTAGATGCCTTACATCGTAGTGTATCAAACTCACCTCGTACAGAACATCTAGCTCGGGCGGCATCTAGTGATGAAACGGATCAAGAAAATAATTATTCTCCATTAACAACATTAATTGCTGAAATTCAAGCTGAACCTAATAAAGACAGTATTAAAAATTCATATTTCTCTTTATCAGGTAATGAATTTATTAATGCTTATCAACAAAACCAAAGATTAGTTAATTTTACTAACCAAAAAAATCGAGAAAATTTATTAACCAATAATACGCAAGGATTCCAACTTGGCTATACATATTCTCAATTATTTGGCAAAAATAAAAATAATATTCAATTAAACCAATTAAATTTGAATTATCTTTCCTCAAATAATATATCACTTTTATTAGGATTAAATACGGCGAATATCAGTAACCAAGAAGCTGTCTCTAATGCGGATAATAGTGGTAAGAGTAAAGCTATTAATTTGGCAATTAGTTACCCTTTATTAGATAAATTAAATTTAAATTATCAATTTAGTTATAGTGATTTAAAAGGTAAATTAGATCGCCAAGGAAATTTAGATAATCAATCTTATACCTATCAGCATAATTACCACTATCAATCTCTCAGCAATGAATTTTTTATTTCTCATAAATTAACTTTAACTCCAAAACAATGGTTTACCCCCTATTATGGTTTAAGTTTTACTACAACGAAAATGAATAAAATCAATGAAACGCATACAGGGAATTTTAATCTAGTATTAGATCAACAAACTAAAAATTCTAAAGCGTGGTTTGCAGGTCTTATTTACCAATATCAAAACCCTTTCGATTTAAGAAATACACATTTTTATCTTGCATACCAATTAAGTAAAACCTTTAATACGAATAATCAGTTAAAAGGTTATTTACAAGATGACACACTGATTTCTCCATTAAAATTTTATAATAGAGATAGTAAAAAATTAGTGCAGAATTTAAATTTAACGTTAGAAACGAAGTTGACTAAGAAGATAACTTTTAATGGTAGTTTCAACACAAATTTAAAACAAGAAAAAGGATTTAATTTGGGTATTTCTTATCAATTCTAACCATTAATATTTAATCAGATATAAGGCTATTTTTTATAAAATAGCCTTTTATTTTAAATAAACTATTTACTTACCTGATATACTTTAAATTTATTATTTTTCGCTAAAACTTGATGATTACCAAAATATTGATCTAATAAATGAGGATAAGGTAAAAAAGCATTTGCAACAATACGTAATT is part of the Mergibacter septicus genome and encodes:
- a CDS encoding S8 family serine peptidase; this translates as MQQHNALSFPVSRLAMSIALAITLSACNGGGGGSSGNSNAEKNFHTNSTPPSYITTTKETKNTLETDHNTTTKQPRVNLPKDNPPKDPDITHNTIEDVFSSNTEETKTAGFVETSVTENIPSPSLPSLNTDYHNPFSNTGAEKNTIPQSAVNDWLTAGEKNKLINQEIYNTNHQKTYRLPKNTANQYDGIKKYSTHSANTSIVVNEKTKWTKEQLEQAFKWDRLERDFEKPKDIITFLNGIDYDLSSLKDKINENLAKIAILDTTMTKNADLYQDRLKSVDYILSKSQTLNLTGGLGHGDKVASVLIGKPNNAFIEKYHLNNYDYRLGFLSEKGSIAFLGFQKNNSKYSSFTSLISSNKLKDLIQQGYNILNISLSNSFTKQSLELAKNNPLVTRLEQQIKLLNQYSKENDILTVISLGNQANRQVSAFNYASLTFKDKYPDYYNAQLSVGAYDPESASGARYTNHCNDTKETCIFALGTTLVYKNSEYLKYRPEGSAISEFEKSYGTSFAAPYVAGTLALVRSVFPFMNNYNVQQTVLTTAQDLGTPGIDDKYGWGLIQPLSAIRGPKQFYKSDFIVNLSHNENYQTNNEIYRFSNDISGNYGLKVYGNNKQNVLSLSGVNTYKGDTVLYSKAIVNIDGVITNSDIIINQNSYLYGSGWVNNVYNQGTLSNYSIFATKPNHINETRSHYGMVINGDYIQDEAGKLNVLLGQPLLIKGNATLAGTLNITGFKKIFVNHNTLIGDALVAQGDLKGTFEHFTSIPLLETNTINTEKINVDNKTINVISVTATYAGAINKLNEFISPKEETYSIAKTGAENLDALHRSVSNSPRTEHLARAASSDETDQENNYSPLTTLIAEIQAEPNKDSIKNSYFSLSGNEFINAYQQNQRLVNFTNQKNRENLLTNNTQGFQLGYTYSQLFGKNKNNIQLNQLNLNYLSSNNISLLLGLNTANISNQEAVSNADNSGKSKAINLAISYPLLDKLNLNYQFSYSDLKGKLDRQGNLDNQSYTYQHNYHYQSLSNEFFISHKLTLTPKQWFTPYYGLSFTTTKMNKINETHTGNFNLVLDQQTKNSKAWFAGLIYQYQNPFDLRNTHFYLAYQLSKTFNTNNQLKGYLQDDTLISPLKFYNRDSKKLVQNLNLTLETKLTKKITFNGSFNTNLKQEKGFNLGISYQF